TTCGAGCTTATGCAACTGCACCAATTTTTGTGGGAAAAAAACTCTGGGGAGTACTTGCTGCTTATCAGCACTCACAGCCACATGAATGGAAAAAATTAGAAATACAGTTTCTGTCTCAGATTGCAACACAGTTAGGGTTTGCAGTTAAACAAGCAGAATTGTTAGCTCAAGCAGAACAAAAAGCAGCAGAACTGCATAAAGCGAATCAGCAGCAGGAGATTCTGTTTAATTTAGTTGCTGAAATTCGTGAATCAAAAATCTAGGATTTTCCTCATGATTACCTTTGGAATCTGAGTAAAAATATTCAAGACCCACATCTAGCCCGATTTCACCATTAGCAATTCTGGATTCAGATTTAACGTCTACATCAATGCAGAATTGGCAATAGTAACCATCAGCTTTTTTGAGTAATCTAACACGCTTAATCTGTTTGACTGGGTAAGTTTGAATATCCCATTTACCAAGTAATTTAACCTCACCTATAGCTTTTTTGTCGGTAAAGGTAATACGTCTTTTGATAGCGTTTAAAGCCCATCCTGACGTTTTATACTCAACCGAACGGTTATCTTTCTGAAATCTGGGATATCCCTTTTTACCTGATACTTTTTTCTGACAATTCTGGTAAAACCTATCAATGGCTAGCCACGCTCTTTCAGTGGCAGATTGACAAGCCATTGAATTTAATTTCTCAACAAATTTAAATTCCTTCCGTAATGCTGTTGAGTAATTATTCAAAGCAATTTTATTAACTTTGGCTTCTTTTGGTGCATCCATCCAGTAGCGTATAGCTTTATTTCTGATGAATTGAGTTGTACGGATAGCTTCGTTAATTGCATCATATTGATGCTTCTTAGCTTTAACTTTGTACTCTAAAACTAGCATTACTTAATCACCTCCTTGGGTTAATTCATTGACTGTAAATATAGTAGCGAGTTATTATTTAAGTGTCAATAGCTCCGAATAAAAAACATGACTAATTCGTTAGAACCTAGACACAACAATCACTCTATAGGTAACGCTGTCGTTCATCTGGTATGGATACCCAAGCGTAGACGTAAGGTGTTAGTGAATGAAGTAGCTAAACGAGTAAGACAGATATTTTATGATTTAGCTTCATATAAAGATTGGGATATTCTGGCTCTGGAAATAGCACCAGACCACATACATTTATTTGTGGAATATCAACCAACTTACGCGATTAATCAAATAGTTAAATTCTTTAAAGGCAGGTCATCTTATCTGCTTAGAAGCGAGTTTCCAGATTTAAAAAAGATGCCTAGTATGTGGACAAATAGTTATTTTTATTCAACTGCTGGAAATGTTAGCGCGGCAGTAATCAAGAAATATATTGAAGATCCTCACCACAAATAGAAAATATCACGGTGAATAAATTCACCGTTGGCGCTACATCCCTGGTCTAAAGACACAGGGTTTTGCGCCTATCGGAAAGTCTTATAATGGCAATTGTTTTGGTGAAGATCACCTCTTCCCCAAGTATGAAAGCATATGCAGTTTTGGATGATGGATGCCTTGCCATAAGCGATCGCTCGTAATTTTTCCTCTAACTGGACTTACGCGCATTGTCATAAATTATTAGTTGATATCATGTTCGTTTGATTACTTATTAAAACCGAAGAACCCCACCCCGCCAAAGCTACGCTTTTGCTCCCTGCCCCTAATCCCCAGAGGGGGCCCCGAGTTCCCCGTTCACGGGGAGGGGTTGGGGGTGGGGTGCAATAACTGCGGGAATTATAACTAATTATCCGAACATGATATGAGGCAGTCAAGAGGAGCCAGTCGTGTGGGCGGGTTTCCCGACTTGAACGAACTGGCGTTCAATAGTCAATAGTCCAAAAAAGCTTGAATTTTGACTATTGATATCATGTCCGCTTGATTGCTTATGACACTCGAAGAACCCCACCCCACCAAAGCTATGCTTTGCATCCCCTCCCCGTTGACTCTTAGGGGTTGGGGGTGGGGTTTAACGACTGTGGGAAACATAACTAATTACCCGGACATGATATGACTCTGGACTGTTGACAACCAAACACCATTATTTAGTGTGCCAGTTGCGTAAGTCCTAATTAAATATGTTTTAGTCTTTATCAATCAAAGTAATTGGTTGTGTCATCACTGGTGGCGTGATGCGACCAATTACACAAGTATACTGATACCCCAAAGTTTGGAGTGCAGCTACACAGTGGGTAGCTTGTTCTTCTGGGATGGAGGCTAAAAGACCGCCAGCGGTTTGTGGGTCGAATAATAAAGGATAATTGGGGTGAGATTCAACTTGCAAGCGATTTTGAATTGTTAGGGATGCTTGTAAATTTTCTGGTTGAAGTGAGCTAAAAATCCCTTTTTGTGCTGTTGCGGTTGCCCCTGGTAATAGGGGGATGGCTGCAAGTTGCAACTCAACTGCAACGTGGGAAGCTTGCACCATTTCTATCAAGTGTCCCAGCAAGCCAAAACCTGTAACATCTGTGCAAGCTGTCGCCCCATGTTGTAATAAACATGTTGCCGCAGCTTGATTTGATAACAACATTGATTCTACAGCATGATCAATCCAGTGACCTTTGGCTAAACCACGCATTTGGGCAGCAAATAAAACTCCAGTTCCCAGTGCTTTGGTTAAAATTAGTATTTGTCCTGGTTGCATTCCACTTTTACGTAATAGCTTGTCGGGATCAGCTAGACCGTTGCAAGCCAAGCCAAATGCTAGTTCTGCACCAACGGTAGTGTGTCCACCAATTAGCGGTGCTTGTGCTTGGTTGAGGACTTTGACAGCACCAGATAATAATTGATAGAGAGTTTCTTCAACTTTGGCGGGTGCTGCGTAAGGAATGGTAGCGATCGCTAGTACACTAGTAGGAGTTGCCCCCATTGCAAAAATATCGCTTAAGCAATGATTAGCGCTAATTTGCCCAAATATATAGGGGTCGTCAATTAAAGTGCGAAAATAATCAATTGTTTGCACTAACAATTGACCTTTGGGTATCTGTATCACCGCTGCATCATCTGGTGCATCTAAACCGATGATGATGTCTTTTCTATCTTTGGCAATTGGTTGTTCTTGCTGAATGCGAGATAGTACTGTTTCTAAAATCGTACCGCCCACTTTAGAACCACAGCCAGCACAGCGCATCAATGGGTATTGGGTATTGGGTATTGGGTATTGGGTATTGGTAAAACTCTTTCCCATTCCCCAGTCCCCATTCCCTAGTCCCCAGTCCCCATTCCCCAATCTTTCCATGAAGCGGCGGTCAATCCAATCTTTCCAACGCCACAATAATTGGTGGGGTGGTAGGGTGAAAGAACCACGTGTGGCGATCGCTCTTTTGTCTCCTGTACCAATTAAACTTAAATATTGTTGCTGTGGTCTGTATGGCTTGAGCGATTTACCTAATAAAAAGCGTTGCAAGTTCTCAAACAAAGGTTTACCTTGTCGCACAGCAAACACGCCAGCTTTCGGGCGAGGATGATTTACCATTGTGGCAATGTCACCCGCAGCAAATACTTCTGGATGAGTTTGAGATTGTAAGGTGTCCTCTACTAAAATAAAGCCTTGTTCGTCAGTCGCCAATCCTGTTGTTTTCAACCACTGCGGTGCAGATGCTTGCGTCACCCAAAAAATTTTTTGACATTCTATCATCAACCCAGATTCACATTTAACTTCAAATCTTTGTTGATGCTTGGGTGCAATTTTACACACAGTTTCTCCCAAATGTAAATTGATACCACGCTCAGCTATAATTTGCTGAATTAAACGCTGCATTGACTGATGATAATTAGGCAACAGTTTTTCATCACGTTGGAATAAATGAATTGCCAAATTTTTAATTGATTGTTGATTTTGACCCAAAATCTCATGTAAATGAGTTTGCATCGCCAGTGCCAATTCCACACCACCAGCGCCGCCGCCCACAATTCCAATGCTAATCGGTTCTTGAGTATTGTTAGCTACTGTTTCCAGTAACTGATACCAATGTTTTAATAGATTTGATACTGGTTTAGCTGCGATCGCATATTCTGCTGCACCTGGTATAGATATTGTGGCGGGAGTACTACCAATATCAACAGATAGCACATCAAAATGCACCAGAGGACGATTAGCACAAATTATTTTGTGGTTTTTTAAATCTAAACCAACTACTTCGTCAATATATAACTGTGCTTGAGCAAAATTAGCCAATTTTTGCAAATCAATATGGCATTCCTCGTGGCTGTAAAATCCTGCAATGTGTCCTGGTAACATCCCAGAGTATGGTGTATCTGAAGTTGGGGTTATCAGAGTTAACCGTACTCCAGGCAAAGGTTGCATCCCAAACATTCTGAGTACAATTGCATGGCTGTGACCGCCACCAATCAGCACTACGTCTTTAACTATTGGCTGGGAGTATTGCTGCATTTATCTACCTGGCTGTTCACGTTAGATAGAAAAAAGTGTAAAAGAAACAATTAATAATACAAAATACAAAAAATAAGTTTGCCATTGTTTGGTATTATTTACAAGTTTGTACTGATTTATGAGGTTTGTATTCAGTATTACTATAGTTTTTATTTATTGATCCCATAGTGATATTTCATTGCTGATGAGAGTTAAATAATCCTTAAAATTACTAATGGCAAAGTATGTAAAAACATAGAAAATAGCATACACTAGTAAACCGTGCAAAATCTTGTTAGTTATGTTGACAGTAATTCTGAATGCTTACTACTCAGCGAAAAAGCAATTAACATTAAATCAAGTACCATATATCAACATGATACCTGGGATACTTTTTAAACAAGATAAATTGCAAAATTCTTCATATAAAGCGCTCAAAGAATGCTTAAGAATAGCAATAGAACATTTGAATAACCCAAAAATTGAGCATCGGCTGGCGGCAATCTATGATTTAGAACAATTTGCTCATAATTATCCACAACTTCACTGGAAAATCATGGAAATACTTGCTAATTTTGTGCGGAATAATACTTCTGACATGAGTCAAGATGAGTACAAAAGCCAGCCATCACCCACAATTTGTACAGATATTCAAGTAGCTCTTACCGTTATTGGTAGGAGAGATGCCCAGAAAGACCCAGAAAATGAACAACTAGATTTAAGCCATACTGAGTTAAGGGGGGCAAACCTGAATGAAGCTAACCTAGAACTGACAAACCTTTACCGAGTTAATCTTTCTGGGGCTAACCTTGCAGGAGCAAACTTTTCAGGGGCAATTCTCAGTGCAGCCAACCTCAGCAACGCTAACCTTGCAGGAGCAAACTTTTCAGGGGCAATTCTCAGTGCAGCCAACCTCAGCAACGCTAACCTTGCTGGCGCGAAGCTTTGTAGAGTCAACTTATATTTAGCTAATCTGTGTGGGGCAAATCTTCGTGATGCCATACTAGAGGGCGCAAATTTACGTGAGGCTAAATTATCTACAAACTTTTAATACCAATTCGTAATTCGTAATTCGTAATTTGTAATTTGTAATTGTAGAGACGATTCGGCGAATCGTCTGTACTCAGATTTCATCTGGGTTTTCAGGGAAACTATCTACAATCTGATTTTGCAGAACTGGTTTAATATCAAGTCCGCCTGATTACTGATAATTGGGACTATTAAAAGCCTCTCCCCTGCACCCCTAAAGCCCCTGCGCCCTTGCAGTCTTAATGATCAGTCTTTAACCAGACACAATATAACTGGGCAATGTTTGATACATGACTACTTTCAAACAGGGTGCGACATTACCTTTAGCGATCGCATCATTACATCATTTAATTAGCATATATTAGTCTTAATTGCTATAACATTTGATACCATTTCCTCACAAAATGGCAGATTAACTAATGCTGAGGAGACATATTCAAATTTGTAACAAAGTGCTATACTTGTGTTTCCAAACCTATAAGTAATAATTCTGTGTTGTGAGGAATATTACTGCTATGTCTGCTAATAAGCCAGACAAATTCCTACGTTCGTTAATAGTTATAACAATTATATTTGCTGTCGTACTGACTTTAATTGTTTTCGCATCTTCTAATACCAAAGGATTATCAATTACGCAACAGATGCAGTATAAAAATCAAACATTCATTGCCAGTGCCATAGTTTTTTTAGGATTGGCAGTCATGGTGAATGCTTATTATGCAGCAAAGCGTACCGAAGCTATGCAGAAAAATGCTTTAGCTGAGATTCTCCATTGGCGGCTAGCTGCCGAGAAAAAAATTGAAATGAGCTTGGAAAACGCCAAACTCAATCAAGAGAGGTTGGTGACAGAACGCTTTATGGCAGCAATTACTCAGCTGGGACATGAGAGAATTGAAATCCGCACAAGCGCAATTTATGTTTTAGAAAGAATCGCCCAGGATTTTCCGCAAGAACACTGGACAATTATGGAAATCCTCACAGCTTTTGTGCGAGAGAATGCTCCTGTCCGTGAACAAGCACAACACAGGGAAGAAGACTTATTACCAAAATACTGGAATAAACAAAGAAGCAAAGAGCGACTGACGCAACTGCCAGAAATCAAGATGCATGAACCATCCCCAAAAATTCGCAGGGATATTCAAGCAGCTTTGACTGCGATCGCACGGCGCAATTATTTGATAGAACAGCAAAATCAGAAACTCGATTTACGTAATACAGACATGATGCAAGTAGACTTGTTGGGAGCCAACCTCCAAGGGGTAGATTTGCGTGGTTGCGATCTCAGCGGTGCAGATTTACGTAGTTCAGACCTCAGCGGCGCAGACCTTGAAGGTGCTAGACTGATTGGGACTATTCTTTATGAAGCCAAATTGGTAAAAACAAATTTGCGGGGAGCCAAACTTTGTTGGGCAAATTTGAATCGAGCTAATTTGAGTTGGGCAACTTTGCACCACGCTAACTTGTTTGCAGCAAGTCTGCGTGGTGCAAACTTACAAGGGGCAAACCTTTACAAAGCCAACTTACAACAAGCTACTTTGAAAGTTGCTAACTTGTCTGGGGCAAAGCTGTTTTTAGCCAACTTGCAAGGAGCAAAACTAGCTAAAGCCAACTTGCATTTTTCAGGTTTAATTGGCGCAAACCTGACTGGGGCAAATTTGAATGCTGCTGATTTGACTGGGGCAAATTTGAATGCTGCCAAACTACATCATACAGAAGTGTTTTTTGCCAATTTGACTGAAGCCAGCTTTACCGAAGCAGATTTACATAAAGCAAATTTGATGGGAGCCAATTTGCATCGGGCGGTTTTCTATGATGCTGATCTTTCCAAGGCTAACTTGATAGGAGCTAACTTTAGTGATGCCAATCTCCGTGATGTCAAACTCGAAGGTGCAGTTTTGACAGGAGCGAAAAATTTAGAATTACAACAGATTAAAATGGCACTTGGCGATCGCACTACTCGCCTTCCTGATTATATCGAAGCACCAATACATTGGCGGCAGTCTAGTTAAGGGGCGGTAGCATCTATCAGAATTGACCTCTCCCCCAACCCCTCTCCGACGCGGAGAGGGGAGCCGGATTTCTCCCCCTTCACTCGTGAGTGTTGGGGGCCGGGGGGTTAGGTCTCTTGACAACAAGCTTTAGAAATACGCATCAAAACCTGATCAAGTTCTTGTCTCACCTCTTCATTTTTAATCCGCAACAACCGTAATCCCCTTGCTGACAAAACTTTGTCACGTTCTGCATCATATTCAGCTTGTTGTTCATGAATTTTCCCATCCACTTCTATGACTAATCCAGCCACGTGACAGTATAAATCTGCAATAAACCCGTCAATAATTTGCTGACGGCGAAAGTGTAAACCATGCAAACGATTAGTACGAAGATGTTGCCAAAGTATTTTTTCTTCTGGTGTCATTTGGCGACGAAGTTCTTTAGCACGTTGCACTTTTACTGAGTTTATTTTTTGTCCAACGATAATATTGCGATATCCTTCCTCTTTCCGTGGTGAGGGTTGGCGTGGTGTTGGATTATTCATGTGTAAACCATAAAGGCTTGTGTTGATTCATACATTATGGCTGACCTCTCCCCCAGCCCCTCTCCGACGCGGAGAGGGGAGTCAGATTTCTCCCCCTTCCCTTGTAGGGAAGGGGGCCGGGGGGTTAGGTTTGTATGTAATATGGGAAGGTGCGATCGCAGCACCATTGCAAATACAATTGTTAGTCTGTTGGAACACTTCGAGTTAAAATCTTCATCACTTTGCCTGGTTCAGAAGCAGGTAAAAGTGGACTCCACTCGCCAATCTCAGCAAAACCCATTTTATAGAGCGTTTGAATTGTATTTATGACTGTCTGGCGCAAACCGATGACGAGGAAACTAACGGGTTCTCTGTCTGGATCTGTTTGCACTGAAGGTAAAAAACTTTTGTTCATTAAAGTTGACCTCAATTTTCACTAAAACTATGTTCGTAATAACGAACATAGTTAGTTTAACATCTTGTTCGTAATTACAAACATTTACTTAGTTATCAGCCTCTGACAAAATCGGAGGCATGGTCAAAGCAGGAAAAGCCCTCAAACGGGTACTAGAAACTTATGGCATCACCCAAAATCGATTGGCTGTAGTTATGGGAGTCAATCGTTCCAGTGTTTTTGGCTGGGTGAATGAAATTGCAGATCCGCCAGGTGATACGGTGGTAAAAATTCGCAAGGCGCTTCAAGAAATTGAGCCTGCTGCGGCTCTTGAGTTTGTCAGGTTGTTCTGGGGAGATTTGGAAGAAGATGAGGAATAATTTGTGGAGCGATCGCTCATAACCATACATTACAATATGTACTTCAAGGAAAAATTCTGTAAATGTCTTTGCGGTGAGCAACCCGTTGGCAGACTAAGGTTTTTGTTTCTTGAACGATAGTGATACCAATACGATAGTCACCGACGCGAATCTTATATTTATCACTGTAGCCTTTGAGTTTTTCAAGATATCCTAATTCAAAAGGATTTTCTGATTCAAGCTCTTGAAACACGATAGGTTCTACACGGCTTTGAATCTCCAATGGTAAAGCAGCAAGTTCTTTTAAGAATCGCTTTGTATATTCAACTTGCCACATTTTTATTTTTTAGTGATTGATAATATTTTAGTGCTTCATCTTTAGATAGTAGTTCTTCATCCTCTACTTCCTCCATAAGTTTTACTAAACCGTAGTTTTCCAGAATTTCTTCAATTTTTTCAAATTCAGCAATAGGAATTTGTACGGCGATAGTCTGTTGATTTTCATCAAGTACATAGTTTTTGTGAAGTTCAAACATTTCGTTAAATCCCATAATGCTTATCTACACTAATTTATCACTAACCAAAATTAGCTACTTCTACAGGACGTTCAACAGCCAAACTTTTACGGTTAAGTTTAATTTGCTCGATTTCGTGAAGGATTTCTGCTGTCAGGTAGCTTTCGCCGCAATGAGAACAAGTTAGCACAGGAATGTTTTCTATTACTAGCAGGTCTTTATCCTTACCATAGGTTCTAGTAATCCGGCGAATTCGTATACCTTGGTTTCCACAAATATCACACAGCATCTACTGTTATACATTCATGAGTGCCATTATTTCCGTAGTAAAGCTCGAAAACCTGCTTGGACAAAATGTATATCAGCTGTAACTGCATCTATTAATTCTTGATTTTGCATGACAATAAATGAAATGCAGTCTGTCAAACCCCAACTTTTATCTTGACGACTGTTATAAAGTTGTAGCGCACGATTGAGGATTGGTGTATCTACACTTACAATTCTTATATTGTCTGTTTTATAGCACTGCTCAATAAACTGAACTGCTCCTCTGCGGTTAATAGCACTCAATGCATTGCCAACTTCTATCAAAATTGCTTCAGTTAACCATACTTCGGTAGCGTTTCGCACTCGTGATAGCAATGCTTGAGCCTGAGTATGATATTGGTCATTTTTATTAAGTAAGGCTTGAATAAACACAGTATCTAAAAACAGGCGATCGCCGTTCATTCCATTGTCTCATCTTGATGTTTAGGTGTGCCATACAGATAGTGATCATGCTCAACAGACCAATCTTTTGGTGCTTCGATTGTTCCAGTCATTTCCTCAAGTACATCCCATGCATTAGCTTCGATAACTGGCTCTACAGTAGATTGAATAGTAATGATATAGCGTTTATTAGGTTCTAGGTTGAGTGGAGTATCTGGACGTAAAACCTGACCATCAAAGATAACTGTTAAAGTTTCATTCATGAATTTTCTTCTTGAATCATTTCAAAAACATAGACAAGTTCAGTACGGGCTTCATCTGGGGTTTGTCCCCAAGCGTGACAACCAGGAATTGCTGGTACATAGGCGACAAATGTGCCATTGTCATTAGGGCGAATAACGGTGGTGTAGTCTTGTAGGGACTTCATGGGGTTGGGTTTCATAAATAATCTAGCGCGATCGCACTTTTTGAGGTGAGAATGCGATCATGTGAATTGACCTCTCCCCCAACCCCTCTCCGAAGCGGAGAGGGGAGTCAGATTTCTCCCCCTTCCCTCGTGAGTGTTGGGGGTTGGGGGGTTAGGTTGTGTGCTAGATGCGATCGCAGTTCACTACCTTCACTTATCCCAAAAAAGGACATCAGATATTTTTTAGTATAAATTATATACAGAATTGCTGTCTGATGTTTGAACTATGCCTCAGATTCAGCTTTACAAAGCTGGCTTTTTAGTCTCAGGATGTTTTCAAAATCAAAATAATTTTATACATATTATTACTGAATTTAAGACTATGAAAAATAACGTAGCATTACGCAAAACCGATCAAGGCTGGAAATTTATTGATGAGTCTGAATTAGAAACTTTTGTTTGGGATAATTTAGAAGAAATATTTGAACTCAAGCCTTTAACACGGCAATTGTCTATAAAAGGAGAAATTTGTGACATCCTAGCAATAGGAGTAAATAATCAACTAGCTATTATTGAACTCAAAAATACAGAGGATAGATATGTTATTAATCAACTCACACGCTATTATGACAATTTATTAGAAGAACAACCTTTAAAAGCTAATATTAATTATCATGAAGATATTAGCTTGTTTGCTATATGTCCGAGTTTCCATCGCCATAATTTAATTGATGAAAAGCATAGTAAATTAAAATTCCATTTATTTACTTTTTCCATTCAA
Above is a window of Nostoc sp. UHCC 0702 DNA encoding:
- the selD gene encoding selenide, water dikinase SelD; this translates as MQQYSQPIVKDVVLIGGGHSHAIVLRMFGMQPLPGVRLTLITPTSDTPYSGMLPGHIAGFYSHEECHIDLQKLANFAQAQLYIDEVVGLDLKNHKIICANRPLVHFDVLSVDIGSTPATISIPGAAEYAIAAKPVSNLLKHWYQLLETVANNTQEPISIGIVGGGAGGVELALAMQTHLHEILGQNQQSIKNLAIHLFQRDEKLLPNYHQSMQRLIQQIIAERGINLHLGETVCKIAPKHQQRFEVKCESGLMIECQKIFWVTQASAPQWLKTTGLATDEQGFILVEDTLQSQTHPEVFAAGDIATMVNHPRPKAGVFAVRQGKPLFENLQRFLLGKSLKPYRPQQQYLSLIGTGDKRAIATRGSFTLPPHQLLWRWKDWIDRRFMERLGNGDWGLGNGDWGMGKSFTNTQYPIPNTQYPLMRCAGCGSKVGGTILETVLSRIQQEQPIAKDRKDIIIGLDAPDDAAVIQIPKGQLLVQTIDYFRTLIDDPYIFGQISANHCLSDIFAMGATPTSVLAIATIPYAAPAKVEETLYQLLSGAVKVLNQAQAPLIGGHTTVGAELAFGLACNGLADPDKLLRKSGMQPGQILILTKALGTGVLFAAQMRGLAKGHWIDHAVESMLLSNQAAATCLLQHGATACTDVTGFGLLGHLIEMVQASHVAVELQLAAIPLLPGATATAQKGIFSSLQPENLQASLTIQNRLQVESHPNYPLLFDPQTAGGLLASIPEEQATHCVAALQTLGYQYTCVIGRITPPVMTQPITLIDKD
- a CDS encoding DUF559 domain-containing protein, which gives rise to MNNPTPRQPSPRKEEGYRNIIVGQKINSVKVQRAKELRRQMTPEEKILWQHLRTNRLHGLHFRRQQIIDGFIADLYCHVAGLVIEVDGKIHEQQAEYDAERDKVLSARGLRLLRIKNEEVRQELDQVLMRISKACCQET
- a CDS encoding type II toxin-antitoxin system MqsA family antitoxin translates to MLCDICGNQGIRIRRITRTYGKDKDLLVIENIPVLTCSHCGESYLTAEILHEIEQIKLNRKSLAVERPVEVANFG
- a CDS encoding pentapeptide repeat-containing protein → MLTVILNAYYSAKKQLTLNQVPYINMIPGILFKQDKLQNSSYKALKECLRIAIEHLNNPKIEHRLAAIYDLEQFAHNYPQLHWKIMEILANFVRNNTSDMSQDEYKSQPSPTICTDIQVALTVIGRRDAQKDPENEQLDLSHTELRGANLNEANLELTNLYRVNLSGANLAGANFSGAILSAANLSNANLAGANFSGAILSAANLSNANLAGAKLCRVNLYLANLCGANLRDAILEGANLREAKLSTNF
- a CDS encoding pentapeptide repeat-containing protein, which codes for MSANKPDKFLRSLIVITIIFAVVLTLIVFASSNTKGLSITQQMQYKNQTFIASAIVFLGLAVMVNAYYAAKRTEAMQKNALAEILHWRLAAEKKIEMSLENAKLNQERLVTERFMAAITQLGHERIEIRTSAIYVLERIAQDFPQEHWTIMEILTAFVRENAPVREQAQHREEDLLPKYWNKQRSKERLTQLPEIKMHEPSPKIRRDIQAALTAIARRNYLIEQQNQKLDLRNTDMMQVDLLGANLQGVDLRGCDLSGADLRSSDLSGADLEGARLIGTILYEAKLVKTNLRGAKLCWANLNRANLSWATLHHANLFAASLRGANLQGANLYKANLQQATLKVANLSGAKLFLANLQGAKLAKANLHFSGLIGANLTGANLNAADLTGANLNAAKLHHTEVFFANLTEASFTEADLHKANLMGANLHRAVFYDADLSKANLIGANFSDANLRDVKLEGAVLTGAKNLELQQIKMALGDRTTRLPDYIEAPIHWRQSS
- a CDS encoding type II toxin-antitoxin system VapC family toxin → MNGDRLFLDTVFIQALLNKNDQYHTQAQALLSRVRNATEVWLTEAILIEVGNALSAINRRGAVQFIEQCYKTDNIRIVSVDTPILNRALQLYNSRQDKSWGLTDCISFIVMQNQELIDAVTADIHFVQAGFRALLRK
- a CDS encoding type II toxin-antitoxin system RelE/ParE family toxin is translated as MWQVEYTKRFLKELAALPLEIQSRVEPIVFQELESENPFELGYLEKLKGYSDKYKIRVGDYRIGITIVQETKTLVCQRVAHRKDIYRIFP
- a CDS encoding type II toxin-antitoxin system HicB family antitoxin; amino-acid sequence: MKSLQDYTTVIRPNDNGTFVAYVPAIPGCHAWGQTPDEARTELVYVFEMIQEENS
- the tnpA gene encoding IS200/IS605 family transposase; protein product: MTNSLEPRHNNHSIGNAVVHLVWIPKRRRKVLVNEVAKRVRQIFYDLASYKDWDILALEIAPDHIHLFVEYQPTYAINQIVKFFKGRSSYLLRSEFPDLKKMPSMWTNSYFYSTAGNVSAAVIKKYIEDPHHK
- a CDS encoding helix-turn-helix transcriptional regulator; its protein translation is MVKAGKALKRVLETYGITQNRLAVVMGVNRSSVFGWVNEIADPPGDTVVKIRKALQEIEPAAALEFVRLFWGDLEEDEE